The genomic segment CGCCTGTTCGAGTCCATCCCCGGCCTGATCGGATGACTATGGGAACGCTCGCCCCCCTTCCACCCCCATCGGGGGGTTCTAGTCGGCTCGCTTTGCTCGGATGCTTGGGGGAGCCTCATTGCAGCACCGAGCGGTTGCGGCTGACGCCGTGTGCCGCTTTTCCTTGTCCCACAGGGATTTCCTTCGGCCAGGACGGCCTGGCGGAAAAGCTGGTTCTTTTGCGGTAAGGAAAAGGCGTGATCCAGATCACCAGCGCCCAAGTAGATGCCTGGCTGGCACTTTTCATGTTTCCCCTGGCCCGCATTCTGGGGCTGGTGGCCACTGCGCCGGTTTATCAGAACGCGGTACTTTCCATGCGCATTCGGCTGATCCTGGGGCTGGCCATCGTGCTGGCCCTGGCCCCGGCGCTGCCGCCAATGCCAGCGATCCCCGCCGGCTCATGGGTAGGGCTGGTCGTGTTGGCCCAACAGACTCTGATCGGCATCGTCATGGGCTTCACCCTGCGCCTGATGTTTGCAGCTGTCGACATGGCAGGCGAGTTGATCGGCCTCCAGATGGGCCTGTCCTTCGCGACGTTCTACGATCCCATGACATCCGGCCAGACTCCGGTGGTAACTGAGTTCATCAGCCTTGTCGCCACCCTGATCTATCTGGCCATGAACGGCCATCTGCTCACACTCTCGGCCCTAGCTGAAAGCTTCCATCTGTTCCCGGTATCAACCCAGTGGTTCGCCTCCAAAGGGTTGGGGACCCTGTTGGCCAGTGCCGCCACCCTATTCTCTGCTGGAGTCTTATTGTCCCTGCCGCTGATCACCGCCCTACTGATCGCCAACCTAGCTCTGGGCGTCCTGTCTCGGGTGGCCCCGACCCTCAACCTGTTCGCGGTAGGTTTTCCAGTCACCATCATGGCCGGATTCCTTGTGCTCACCCTGTCGCTCCCCTATCTCGGCTCGGCCCTGGAGAGGTTCTACACCCAGGCATTCTCCGCCCTGGGTCTGGTGATGCGGGCAGGCATGCTTTAACTGTCCGTTATTTTCGCACCAGCATGATCACTCCTTCGGCGGTACGCTGGGAGCCGATGACGTTCGAGTCCATGCCCTCCTGGTATTCCAGTATCTGGAATTCGCGAAAACCACCTGTCTGAACCAGTTCCCGTGCCCGCCGCTGGAACACTGCCCGGGCCTCCCCCGCGCCGCCGTTGTAATAGCGCTTCATCTTGAGCGTCAGGTGGTAGCGGTCCTCCGGAAACTTCGCTTCCTGAATTTCCCAGTTGGGTGCTCCCGGATCCACCACGTAGTAGGCAATGGCCGCAACACCGCCCCAGTAAACCAGTTGGTCCAGCTTCACGCCATAGGCGGAAGTAATCTTGAGGTTCTTGTCGGCGATCAACTGGTTGCGGGGAAAAACCGTGCCGCACCCGGTCAGGCCTGCCAGCACAAAAACAAGAAGGGCGAGACGTCCCATCACAGGTAATTGAACAGGGAGAGGCCGGATATCTTGATGAAGGACTGCTGGGCGGCCTGTAGCTCGGTCTGCATGCGGGCAAGATCGGTGATGGATTTGGCATAGTCCAGATCCTGCAATCCGGACAGGGTGCTCTCGAATTGCAGGTTCAGGTTATCGGAAACCGCCCCCAGGTCATCCGCCTCCGACAAGCGAGTGCCAATATCGGCCCGCACCCGCAAGATGTTGTCCGCGACCCGGGCAAGATTGGTCAACGCGAAGCCCAGGATGTTGTGCAGGCTGGCATTGCCGGTACTCCCCGTCGCACCCACCGTGGCTTCGAGCCCCTGGATCAGATTGGACAGGGTCCCGAAAACACTTTCCGTAGTACTGTCCCGGATACTGAAGACGTCACCGCTGGCCGGGGTGCCCTGAATGGTCGCCGTGATTCCAAAGTCATCGTAGGGGGCGGCCAGCCCGGAAAATACCACCGGATCACCGCTCTTGAAGGTATGGGTGTAAGTATTGCCAAGACCGCCACTGGTGGACGTGGTATCGGTGAACAGGGAGCGTTCCGTGACGGTATCCACCAGATCGTAATAGGTCGGCGCGTTGGTACTGATATCGGTAGGATCCTTCCAGAACCTCACTTCCAACTGACGACTGTTGTTGGGACTATTCCATTTGGTCTGGTCCAGCACCTCACCGGTGCCGATAATGCCACTGCCCATGTTGTCGACCGAAGTCATCTTCGGTGCGGTGACAAAATAGCCGTTGCCCAGAGGATCGCTGCCGGACCTGACGGTAAAACTGTCGCCACTGGCGGGAATGCCCGTCACCTTGACGCTGGCTCCGAAGTCATTGCTCGGCGGATTGTAGGCTGCAGCCAGGCTGTTGAAATTGATCGCCGCACCGCTGGTATAGGCATGGGTGTAGCTCCCGCCGCCACCCGTCGCGGAAGCGTTGCCGGTAAATAAGGACTTGCCGCTGTCTCCATCCACCAGATCGTAATAGGTGGCGCCCTCGGTGCCAGCCCCGCCCACGGCCCCGGCCACATCCACCCAGAAGCGGACCTCGAGATTGCCGCTGTTGCCCTCCGAAGTCCATTTAACTGGATCGCTCACAGTGCCGGCGTCGATAGTGGCGCGTGCACCGGAGGCGGCCAGGCTGGTTGCTGTAGCCGACAGGCTACCGGCCGAGGCTACCAGGGTGAAGGTGTCGCCAGTTTGCGGGGTGCCGGTCAGGACCACCTCGGCACCGAAATCAAACAGCGGCACAACGGAGGACAGGGAGATGGGAGTACCGCTGGTGTAGGGGTTGGTATAGCTCCCCCCGGCACCCGTCGTGGAGGGCGTCCCTGTGTAAAGGGAATTGCCCGCGCCATCCACCAGATCGTAGTAAACAGCATTGGCGCCACCGCCGAGCACATCCCCCGTATCGGTCCAGAAACGCAGTTCCAGGGTACCGGTATCGGGTGGCGTGGCGTTGGTGATGTTGTAGCCCTCCACGCGCAATTGCGTGGCATTGGTGGAGCGCTCCCCCGGCAGGCCGGTCACGAAGACCCCGTTGCCATTCTTGATACGCATGAAAACATCATTACCCGACTGGCTCACCGGCAGGGCGCGACTACCCGACACCCGCAAGGTACGCTGGCCATCGTCACCGATATAGCCGACGCCATCGTCCACATTGCCGGCGAAGGGCTTGTTATTGCCCTGGTAGCCGGAAAACAGGTATTGCCCGGCGCCATCGGTGCTGTTGGCCAGGGCAACGATTTCGTCGAAGCGGGCGCGAAGCTCGGCTGCGATGCTCTTGCGGTCGGCGGGAGAAAGAGCAGCATTGCCCGCCTGCACGGTCAGCTCACGGATACGCACCAGCAGATCCGAGGTCGAAGACAACTGCCCATCCATGATGCCCAGGCTGCTCTTGGCATTGCCCTGGGCCGTCACATATTGGGCGTTGATTTCCTTGGACTGTGTGACTTCCAGTGCCCGGGCCGCAGCCACGGGATCATCTGAAGGCGTGAGCATGCGTCGTCCACTGGAAATCTGTTGCTGGGTACGCAGCAAAGAAGTGGTCCGCTGCTGGATGCTATTGACGCCACTGTCGAAAATCATGCCGGTGCTGACACGCATGATGAGCTCCTTTTCGGTTATCTACCCAGACTCAGCAACTCGTCGAAGAGCTTGCTGGAGACATTGATGATTTTGGCCGCCGCCTGGTAGGCCTGCTGGAAACGCAACAGGTTGGCAGCCTCTTCATCAAGATTGACGCCGGATTGGGACTGGATCGCGTCCTGTCCCTGCTTGGCGAGGTTCTGCTGGGCCGTCATGGTCACTTCCACTTCCCGGGACTTGTTGCCCACCTGGCTGACCACCTGGGAATAGGCGGCCTGGAAGGTGGCCGTGCCGTCGGTCATGGCATTGCTGGTCTGCAAGGCGCCCAGTAGCCCGGCATTTCGATTGTCGGACACGCCGGAGGGATTGGGGCCCACGGTAAAAAGATCTCCCTCCACCGCCGGACCGCTGATGGAGAACCGCAGGCCATTGAAGGCCAATTCCGACCCCGAGGTGTAGGGAACGTAATCCGTTGTCTGACCGATCGTGTAAGTCGTTGGCCGCCCACCCGATGGAGTCACCGTAACCATGCTACCCACGGGGAAACCGACGAGTCGATCCGGCAATACTGGTACGGTGGTCGCCTGGCGATAGGTCAGGGTGATCGGCGCCGCCGGCAGGCTGCTGTTGGTCAGCGCCAGAGCCGAAACCATCAGTCCGGTGCCCAGGTTGCTGGCACTGGACAGAGCCACCGCCGAACCAGCCCCTACCGTGGTAGAGATGACCACCAACTGGTTGCTGCTGTTCAGGCTGACCGTGGCCGAGCCGGCCGCCGGGGGCGCGGCCCCCAGGGCCGTATTGAGGGCGGTCTGCACCGCAGTCAACAGGGTCGCGGGGGTGTAGGTACCCGGCAGAATGGTGGCAGTGACGGCGGCGCCTCCATCCAGGGCAATGTTGAACTGGTCGTTGTTCCCTGCAGCAACAGTGAACGAAGCCGGCAATGTCACCCCCGCCGTTGCCACCCCCTGAGGACCCGCCAGGGTTGATGGCGATGGCATGCCGAACAGCGTGGCGAAACCGGTGTTCCCCACGCCGGGCGGCGCGATGGGGGGAGTGATATTGGGGGAAAAAGTAAAAACGTCACCATCCTGAGGTATGCCGGTGATGGTCGCAGCCAAACCGTTGATATTGATGGACAGTCCCGGTGCATAGGGAACTCGGGTCGTCGCCGTCGTGATGGGATAGCGGATCGCACCAACCTGGACGAGCGAGCCGACCGGGAAACCCACCAGACTGTTGCTGGCGGCCTCATAGACGACCGAGAAAGGGGCCGCCTGCCGCACCGACGTATCATCGACCACGCCAGCGCTGATGGCCGCCGTGCCAGCATTGGACAGGCCTGCGGAGGTGCGGATCGGCGCAGCCAGCGCGATGTCTCGCGGATCCGTTGTGGCCAGTGCGATGTCCCGGGCGCCATGGCGGGTGGGGCGGACCAGAAAGCTGTCATTGATCTGCATGGCACCGCTCAACTCCAGGTCGAAACCCTGGGGCGCGGCATTGGTCATCAGATCGACCAGCGCCTCCGCCTGATCACTGCCCACACCCTTCCAGAACTGATGGTCCGATATCCGTTCCAGGGTAAAGCTGTTGACTCCGGTGAGCGTCAGACGATAGTCGCTGGCAGTCATGGTCTGAATATTCGAGCCGGTGGATGCCAGCGTCGCGCTACCCGTATTGGTGGCGAAGGAAATAACCCGGTCCATGGGTGGGGCATCAGGGCGAACCAAGAAGACATCGCCATTGGCGGGCGCACCGGAGGACAGGGAAAAACGGATTCCATCCACAACCTGGGGCAGATCCGAAAAAACACCCAGCATTTGATCATCGGCCAGGCGAGTAATGGCATATCCCCCCAGGCCCTGATCGTAGCTCAGGGAGTAATCGCTACTGATGACATTGGCGGTCAGGATGCCCGTACCGATATTGGTGGGTGCGCCGAGCGTCGAAAGCTGGATGGGATCGAAAAAGTTCCCGCCCATGTCCCCCGTCAGATCCTGTCCCAGGGAATGCTGGGCGTTGAATTTCGTTGCCACGGCAAAAGCGATGCGGCCAATGCTGTTCTGGGCCGGGTCCAGGGTCCCGGTGCGGAAATTCAGTAGCCCCCCCAGATTTCCTCCGGTGATCAGGGACTCCGGAATCACCTCCGCGTTGCCTGCCGGACTCAGCAATCCAATCTGGAAGTTGGTCGTGTCCTCCCGATCCGGTATCGCCTGCAACTGATAAATCTGGGAACCCACCATCAGAGGCTGACCGGAACCGAAGAAGACGCTGTAGCTGCCATCGGTTTCCACGTGAGTGGTGATGCGAATTTCCTTGTTGAGATCGGACACCAGCTTGTCACGCTGATCAAAGAGATCATTGGCAGGCTGACTCCCTCCCGCCTGAGCGACGATGATGCGCTGATTGACGTCGGCGATCTGGGCGATATAGGAATTGATTGTCGTCACTTCGCTACGAACCTGGGTATTCACACCGCTGCGCATGTCTTCCAGTTGCTGGTCCAGCCCCTGGAAGCGTGCCACCAGCCCCTGACCGGCAGAAAGCATGGCCTGCCGGGCGGGAATCGAAGACGGGTTTGCAGCAGCCTCATCGAGGGCCTTGAAGAAACCTTGCAAGGCAGGGCTCAGTCCAGCGCTGGGATCCGCCAGCAGGTTATCTATCTGGGCGATCTGGTTCGCGTAGGTTTCCAACTCGGCCGCATTGGTCTGGGCATTCAATACCTGCCCGGCGAGGAAATCGTTGTACACACGTCGCACGGTGTCAACATTGGTGCCCTGCCCGAGGAAACCCGCTCCGGTGAGTACGGGTGTGTTGGTCGACTGGGAGATTGTCTGACGATTGAAGCCGGGAGTCGAAGCATTGGCGATGTTGTGGCTGGTCGTCAAAATGCCCATCTGGGCCGCATTGAGACCTGACACGCTGACATTGAGAAGGCCGCTACCCATGATGTATTCCGTTTCCCGTTAACTACGGCAAGGCTTGCCGGAAGTTGAATCCCTGGCTGGGGTTGAGCAACCCCCGTGCCATGGACCCGGTGAAGCGGAAAATCAGCCTATCAGAGCCTGGCGCAATGTGGCGCCAGAGATGATGCGCTCCAGCTTGACTGCGTACATGGGATCAGTGGCATAGCCGGCCCGTTGCAGGCCATGGGCAAAGGCTGTGCCCTCCTGACTGCCCCGGACTGCGGCATAGCGTGGGCTCGATGCCATCAGTTGGGCATAATCGGCAAAGGCCTCACCATAGGAGGCATAGGCGCGGAAACGCTCCACCTGCCGCTGTGGAACACCATCCACGTATTCGATGGTGGCGGATTCCACCACGGGCCCGGTCCAGGACCGTCCAGCCTTGAGGCCAAACAGGTTATAGCTGGGGCGACCATCGGGAAAGCGCGGCTCGGACTTGCCCCAGCCCGTCTCCAGGGCCGCCTGGGCCACCAGGAAATGGGGCGGGATACCCAAACTGCGGGCAGCTTCCTGGGCATGGGGCCAGACCTTGTCCACAAACTGGTTGGCACCACCAGCCACGGTGACCGGAGTGACCGCCCCGTCGCTCCGGCCCAAAGGATCGATCCTCAAGGTGGGCGCCGGTTTTTCCAATGACAGGGGGCGCAACTCGGGCGTCAGGGGAAGCCCTCCTTCCATCGCCTCCGGATCGCCGCTGGCGCGGGTCAGTTGCTTCTCTATCATCGCTGCAAGACCGGTACCGCCCTTGCCCGCCATCACCTGGGTCAATTGCTGGTCAAGCAGGGACTCGTACATCCGGGTCTGTTCGCTGTCGAACATGCCTTCCTTCGGCGTGGCGTCCCGCATGGACTTGAGGACCATCTGGAGAAACAGGGCCTCGAACTGGCGGGCAGCCTCCTTCAGGGCCTGGGGATCATTACCCTTGACCTGACGCTTGAGGGAGGCAAGACGGCCGACATCAAAAATGTTCGGCTCAACACTGGAGGAATTCATGGCTCGCGCAGCTTCTCATCCACGCGCTGCCGGCAATCGTCCGAACAGCACGGCAATATCTGCCTGTCAGATGATTTCAAGTTCGGCCCGCAGTGCCCCGGCCGACTTCATGGCCTGAAGCACCGCCACCAGATCCTGAGGATTGGCGCCAATGGCATTCAGGGCCCTGATCACATCGGCCAGACTGGCGCCGGACTGCACATGCAACAGGGAACCGGCATCCTGCCGAATCTCGATCTGGGCATTGGTCACGCCCGCCGTCTGCCCCCCCGCCAGGGGATTGGGCTGGCTCACGGCATTGCTGGCATTGACCGAGACGGTCAGATTGCCATGGGCCACGGCGCAGTTCTCCAGCATCACAGCCTGATTCATCACCACGGAGCCGGACCGGGCGTTGATGATCACCTTGGCAGCCAAGCGGGCCGGTTGCAATTCAATACTCTCCAGTACGCCCAAAAAGGAAACCCGCGCATCGGAGCCGACCGGCGCCCGCACCCGTATCTGTCGGGCATCCATGGCCGTGGCCGTCCCCGGACTCTGGCGGTTGATGGCTTCCACCATGCGCTGGGCCGTGCCGAAGTCCGCTGCGTTGAGGTCGAAATAGACAAACTCGCCTTCACCCAGAGGGGTCAGCACCTCCCGTTCTACCGTGGCACCGCCGGCCACGCGCCCCACCGAAAGATGATTGACCGTGACCTTGGAGCCACCACCAGCTGCCCCGGCACCGCTCACCACCACATTGCCCTGGGCCATCGCATAGACCTGGCCATCGGCACCCTTGAGAGGGGTCAGCACCAGGGTGCCCCCCTTGAGGCTCTTGGCGTTGCCCATGGAGGAAACCGTAACATCGATCTGCTGGCCAGAGCGTGAGAAGGGTGGCAGGGTAGCCGTGACCATGACAGCCGCCACGTTCTTGAGCTGAAGACTGGTGCCCGGTGGCAGGGTCACCCCCATGTTGGACAGCATGTTCACAATGCTCTGCACCGTGAAGGGAGTCTGGGTGGTCTGGTCGCCACTGCCGTCGAGGCCTACCACCAAGCCGTAGCCGATGAGCTGGTTGTTGCGCACACCCGAAATCGAAGCCAGGTCCTTGATGCGCTCGGCCCGGGCCGCATCAGCCACCATCAGGCCGGCCAGGACCCACATCAGGGCAATCAGTATCTTGTGGGTCAGGCTCATGGATACCTCGTCAGAACGGCAGATAGCTCAGGAAGAAACGTCCCAGCCAGCCCATGGCCTGGGCATCATCCACAAAGCCATTGGCCTTGTATTCGATCCGGGCATCGGCCACCTGCGTCGATTGCACGGTATTGGCGGTGGTGATGGTGGTGGGATTGACCACGCCGGAGAAGCGGACGAATTCCTCGCCCTCCTTCAATCCAATCTGCTTCTCGCCGGACACCAGTAAGTTGCCGTTGGGCAACACCTCAATCACGGTGACTGTGATGGTGGAGGTAAAGTCCGCAGTGGAACTGTTCTCTCCCTTGCCTCCGAACTTGTTGCTGCTCGATGCCTCGACACTCAGTCCGGTAGCCCCCTTGAACGGAACTCCTGTCAGGGTGGGCACCCCCGCTTCCAGGGACTGGGAACGTTCGGCCGTGGTGCCGGATTTCTTCGAGGCCTGAACCTTTTCCGCCACGTTGATGGTGATGATGTCACCGACGAAACGGGCGCGCCGATCCTCAAACAGGGGACGGGCGCTGGCAACGCTGTAGATAGCTCCGGTTCGCTGCGCGGCCAGGGAACGGGGCTCGGGACGGGCTGTCATCGGCTGGTGAATGGCCGTGGGCGGCACTGTGGTGATGCAGCCAGCCAGGACCATTGCCATCAATATCAGTACAGATATTCTGAACATGGTTCCCCCCATTGCTTAAAGCTGGGTCAGGCGGGCCAGCATCTGGTCCGAAGTACTGATGGCCTTGGAGTTCATCTCGTAGGCCCGCTGAGTCTGGATCATACTGACCAACTCCTCGGCCACATTGACATTGGAGGTTTCCACATAACCCTGATTGATCAGCCCCGCGCCATTGGTACCCGGAGTATTAGGCGTCGGTGTACCGGAGGAGGCTGTTTCCACGAACAGGTTCTCGCCAACGCTTTGCAGGCCACCCGGGTTAACAAAAGTGGCCAGTTGCACCGTACCGATCTGGGTAGGTGTGCTGGAGCCGGCCTGCAGGATTGAAACAATGCCATCCCGGCTGACAGTCACCGAAGTGGCATTGGAGGGAATGGTGATGGCCGGCGACAGAGGATAGCCGCTGGAGGTCACCACCTGGCCGGTGCTGTCCTTCTGGAAGGCACCGTCCCGGGTGTAGGACAGGGTGCCATCAGGCATCTGAATCTGGAAAAAACCCTGACCGTTGATGGCGATATCCAGAGTGTTTTCGGTTTTTTGCAGACTGCCCTGGGTAAAGATATGTTCCGTGGAGATGGGACGAACACCAACCCCCAGCATCAGACCGGAGGGGATGGTGGTTTGCTGGGAAGATTGGGCGCCCGGCTGACGCAGGTTCTGGTATAGCAAATCCTCGAATACGGCTCGAGACCGTTTGAAGCCGTTGGTGCCGACGTTGGCCAGGTTGTTGGAAATGACATCAAGCTGGGTTTGCTGGGCATCCAGGCCGGTCTTGGCAATCCAGAGGGAACGAATCATGGCTCAGTCCTATCGGCTGGAAATCACTTGGGTGGCGGCGCGATCATTCTGCTCGGCGGAGGACAGCATCCGCATCTGCATCTCGAACTGGCGGGCCAGGGAAATCATGCTCACCATCTGATCCACCGGATTGACGTTGCTGTTCTCGAGATAGCCATTGGCCACGCTGACCTTTTCATCGGGAGGGGATGCGCCCTCTTCCTTGAGTCGGAACAGGCCGTCGCCCCCGCGAACCAGGGTTTCTTCCGGAGGATTCACCAGCTTGACCCGGCCGATGGCATTCACCGTGTTCTGAGCGCCGGTTTCCGGAATCACGGAAACCGTGCCGTCCTTGCCCACAGCGATCTTGGAATCCGGCGGCACGGAGATCGGGCCACCATCCCCCATCACCGGAATGCCGCCGCGAGTTTGCAGCACCCCATTGACGTTCAACTCCAGATTGCCGTTGCGGGTATAGGCCTCGGTACCATCGGGCAGGGAAAGCGCGATCCAGCCCTTGCCTTCGACGGCCAAATCCAGATTGCGGCCGGTGTATTGCAAAGGCCCCGAGCTGAAGTCCGTATGGGTGCTGGCATCCACCGCGAAGGCACGGGTCGGCAGGGCCGCGGGCGCATTGTGGGTCTGCACCTGTACGGCACGCAGACGATGCTCCTCCGCCCGGTAGCCTGTGGAGGAAACATTGGCCAGATTGTGAGCCACTGCCGCCTGACGGTTCATGGTCTGGCTGGCACCGCTCATGGCGGTGTAGATCAGTCTATCCATTATGAACCTCTCCCCCGGCCCCTTCCCGTGGAGGGGGGTGACGACGGTTCGCGTGCGCTGCACGCTCCATGTCCTGGCTGCGCCGCCTTGGGGCGGCCCGGCGGTGGCGCTCGCTACGATTGAGGGTGGTGGACATCATGGATTAGCGCAGGTTCACCAGGGTCTGTAACACACTGTCCTGGGTCTTGATGGTCTGGGCATTGGCCTGATAGACCCGCTGCTGGGTGATCATGTCCACCAGTTCCTTGGTGAGATCCACGTTGGACTCTTCCACGGCGGCCGACTGGATCGACCCCAGGCTGCCCTGGCCCGGCGTGCCAGGAATGGGCTGGCCGGACTCGGCGGTCTCCGCCCACTGGTTACCGCCCATGGAGAGCAGGCCATTGGGATTGTTGAAATTCACCAGGACCACCTGCCCCATGTTGCGTGCCTTGCCGTTGGAATACCGACCCTGGACGATGCCGTCTCCCGACACTGACAGCCCCGACAGACGTCCGGAGGTGAAGCCGTCCTGCAACAATTGGTTCACGCCGAAGCTGATGCCGTATTGAGTCGTTCCCCTCAGGTCAAGGGTGAAGGTCAAGGGGCTGGTGGCGCCGTTGTTCAGGGTGAAGGTCTGGGTCAGAGGCATGTCCGTGGCCAGAGCGCCTGCCGTAGTGAAGTCAAGGGTCACAGGCCCAGACTGTCCGCCGCCATCGAGGGTGGTATACATCTGCCAGCCATTACCGGCGGAGGTCTTGACGAAATACATCGTCAGGTTGTGGGGATTCCCCAGGGAGTCATAGACCGTTTGTGCCGTGGAGCCGGTATAGCTAAGGGTGTTGCTGGCATCGAAATTGTCCGCGCCGTTGCTCGTCCCGAACAGGTCCGACACCCCATTGCCTCCGGTCACGAATACCGATGAGGCCGTACCGGTGGTGGGCGAAGTAATCACCAGGTTGTCCGATCCATCCAACGTTGCACCGATAGGTGCAACAGGGGCAGTCAACCCCAACTCGCTATTGATTTCGTCCAGCAAATCCAGATCGGGCGCTGTAATCACACCAGCGGGATCCGGATAATTCCCCGGTGGCAGGGTCACGTTGTAAAGGGTGCCGTCGATGTAGAGGGAAAAACTGTCGTTCTGTCCGGTGGTGATGGTCAAAGGGAAAGTCACCGGGGTGATGCCCGTATAGGCACCTGGGGTCGGCGTCGCCGTCCCCAGCACGGGTCCTCCGGTAGGCAGATTTCCAAGGATGACATCGGCGTTGGAACTGGCGGCAATGCTGATGGAGGAACCGCGCGAATTGCTGCCGACGGTTCCCAGGCTACCGGAGGTGAATACCAGTTTGCCTCCCGCGTT from the Denitratisoma oestradiolicum genome contains:
- the flgG gene encoding flagellar basal-body rod protein FlgG, translating into MIRSLWIAKTGLDAQQTQLDVISNNLANVGTNGFKRSRAVFEDLLYQNLRQPGAQSSQQTTIPSGLMLGVGVRPISTEHIFTQGSLQKTENTLDIAINGQGFFQIQMPDGTLSYTRDGAFQKDSTGQVVTSSGYPLSPAITIPSNATSVTVSRDGIVSILQAGSSTPTQIGTVQLATFVNPGGLQSVGENLFVETASSGTPTPNTPGTNGAGLINQGYVETSNVNVAEELVSMIQTQRAYEMNSKAISTSDQMLARLTQL
- the flgK gene encoding flagellar hook-associated protein FlgK, producing MGSGLLNVSVSGLNAAQMGILTTSHNIANASTPGFNRQTISQSTNTPVLTGAGFLGQGTNVDTVRRVYNDFLAGQVLNAQTNAAELETYANQIAQIDNLLADPSAGLSPALQGFFKALDEAAANPSSIPARQAMLSAGQGLVARFQGLDQQLEDMRSGVNTQVRSEVTTINSYIAQIADVNQRIIVAQAGGSQPANDLFDQRDKLVSDLNKEIRITTHVETDGSYSVFFGSGQPLMVGSQIYQLQAIPDREDTTNFQIGLLSPAGNAEVIPESLITGGNLGGLLNFRTGTLDPAQNSIGRIAFAVATKFNAQHSLGQDLTGDMGGNFFDPIQLSTLGAPTNIGTGILTANVISSDYSLSYDQGLGGYAITRLADDQMLGVFSDLPQVVDGIRFSLSSGAPANGDVFLVRPDAPPMDRVISFATNTGSATLASTGSNIQTMTASDYRLTLTGVNSFTLERISDHQFWKGVGSDQAEALVDLMTNAAPQGFDLELSGAMQINDSFLVRPTRHGARDIALATTDPRDIALAAPIRTSAGLSNAGTAAISAGVVDDTSVRQAAPFSVVYEAASNSLVGFPVGSLVQVGAIRYPITTATTRVPYAPGLSININGLAATITGIPQDGDVFTFSPNITPPIAPPGVGNTGFATLFGMPSPSTLAGPQGVATAGVTLPASFTVAAGNNDQFNIALDGGAAVTATILPGTYTPATLLTAVQTALNTALGAAPPAAGSATVSLNSSNQLVVISTTVGAGSAVALSSASNLGTGLMVSALALTNSSLPAAPITLTYRQATTVPVLPDRLVGFPVGSMVTVTPSGGRPTTYTIGQTTDYVPYTSGSELAFNGLRFSISGPAVEGDLFTVGPNPSGVSDNRNAGLLGALQTSNAMTDGTATFQAAYSQVVSQVGNKSREVEVTMTAQQNLAKQGQDAIQSQSGVNLDEEAANLLRFQQAYQAAAKIINVSSKLFDELLSLGR
- the fliR gene encoding flagellar biosynthetic protein FliR, with product MIQITSAQVDAWLALFMFPLARILGLVATAPVYQNAVLSMRIRLILGLAIVLALAPALPPMPAIPAGSWVGLVVLAQQTLIGIVMGFTLRLMFAAVDMAGELIGLQMGLSFATFYDPMTSGQTPVVTEFISLVATLIYLAMNGHLLTLSALAESFHLFPVSTQWFASKGLGTLLASAATLFSAGVLLSLPLITALLIANLALGVLSRVAPTLNLFAVGFPVTIMAGFLVLTLSLPYLGSALERFYTQAFSALGLVMRAGML
- a CDS encoding flagellar basal body L-ring protein FlgH; the protein is MFRISVLILMAMVLAGCITTVPPTAIHQPMTARPEPRSLAAQRTGAIYSVASARPLFEDRRARFVGDIITINVAEKVQASKKSGTTAERSQSLEAGVPTLTGVPFKGATGLSVEASSSNKFGGKGENSSTADFTSTITVTVIEVLPNGNLLVSGEKQIGLKEGEEFVRFSGVVNPTTITTANTVQSTQVADARIEYKANGFVDDAQAMGWLGRFFLSYLPF
- the flgL gene encoding flagellar hook-associated protein FlgL; this encodes MRVSTGMIFDSGVNSIQQRTTSLLRTQQQISSGRRMLTPSDDPVAAARALEVTQSKEINAQYVTAQGNAKSSLGIMDGQLSSTSDLLVRIRELTVQAGNAALSPADRKSIAAELRARFDEIVALANSTDGAGQYLFSGYQGNNKPFAGNVDDGVGYIGDDGQRTLRVSGSRALPVSQSGNDVFMRIKNGNGVFVTGLPGERSTNATQLRVEGYNITNATPPDTGTLELRFWTDTGDVLGGGANAVYYDLVDGAGNSLYTGTPSTTGAGGSYTNPYTSGTPISLSSVVPLFDFGAEVVLTGTPQTGDTFTLVASAGSLSATATSLAASGARATIDAGTVSDPVKWTSEGNSGNLEVRFWVDVAGAVGGAGTEGATYYDLVDGDSGKSLFTGNASATGGGGSYTHAYTSGAAINFNSLAAAYNPPSNDFGASVKVTGIPASGDSFTVRSGSDPLGNGYFVTAPKMTSVDNMGSGIIGTGEVLDQTKWNSPNNSRQLEVRFWKDPTDISTNAPTYYDLVDTVTERSLFTDTTSTSGGLGNTYTHTFKSGDPVVFSGLAAPYDDFGITATIQGTPASGDVFSIRDSTTESVFGTLSNLIQGLEATVGATGSTGNASLHNILGFALTNLARVADNILRVRADIGTRLSEADDLGAVSDNLNLQFESTLSGLQDLDYAKSITDLARMQTELQAAQQSFIKISGLSLFNYL
- a CDS encoding flagellar basal body P-ring protein FlgI, whose protein sequence is MSLTHKILIALMWVLAGLMVADAARAERIKDLASISGVRNNQLIGYGLVVGLDGSGDQTTQTPFTVQSIVNMLSNMGVTLPPGTSLQLKNVAAVMVTATLPPFSRSGQQIDVTVSSMGNAKSLKGGTLVLTPLKGADGQVYAMAQGNVVVSGAGAAGGGSKVTVNHLSVGRVAGGATVEREVLTPLGEGEFVYFDLNAADFGTAQRMVEAINRQSPGTATAMDARQIRVRAPVGSDARVSFLGVLESIELQPARLAAKVIINARSGSVVMNQAVMLENCAVAHGNLTVSVNASNAVSQPNPLAGGQTAGVTNAQIEIRQDAGSLLHVQSGASLADVIRALNAIGANPQDLVAVLQAMKSAGALRAELEII
- the flgJ gene encoding flagellar assembly peptidoglycan hydrolase FlgJ, with the protein product MNSSSVEPNIFDVGRLASLKRQVKGNDPQALKEAARQFEALFLQMVLKSMRDATPKEGMFDSEQTRMYESLLDQQLTQVMAGKGGTGLAAMIEKQLTRASGDPEAMEGGLPLTPELRPLSLEKPAPTLRIDPLGRSDGAVTPVTVAGGANQFVDKVWPHAQEAARSLGIPPHFLVAQAALETGWGKSEPRFPDGRPSYNLFGLKAGRSWTGPVVESATIEYVDGVPQRQVERFRAYASYGEAFADYAQLMASSPRYAAVRGSQEGTAFAHGLQRAGYATDPMYAVKLERIISGATLRQALIG